AGGGTGAACACCAGCGGCGCGAACATTTCGGACGCCAACGGGAACATCGGCAGCGAGAAACGCAGGAAGCCGTACCCGCCCATCTTCAAGAGGATAGCGGCCAGGATCACCGAGCCGGCCGTCGGCGCCTCGACGTGCGCGTCCGGCAACCAGGTGTGCACCGGCCACATCGGCATCTTCACCGCGAAGGAAGCGAAGAAGGCAAGCCACAGCCATGTCTGCATATTGGCCGGGAAACTATGCGTCAGAAGCGTCGGAATGTCGGTCGTGCCGGACTGGTAGAACATCGCCATGATGGCGAGCAGCATCAGCACGGAGCCGGCAAGCGTATAGAGGAAGAACTTGAACGAGGCATAGACGCGCCGCTTGCCGCCCCACACGCCGATGATGATGAACATCGGGATCAGGCCGGCTTCGAAGAAGACGTAGAACAGCACGATATCCAGCGCGCAGAACACGCCGATCATCAGCGTCTCCAGCAGCAGGAAGGCGATCATGTAGGCCTTGACGCGCTTCTCGATCGCGTCCCACGACGCCAGGATGCAGAGCGGCATCAGGAAGGTCGTCAGGATGACGAACAGCATGGAAATGCCGTCGACGCCCATATGGTAGGAGATTCCGGAGTCGAGCCAGGCCGCCTTCTCGACGAACTGGAAGCCGGCTTGCGAATTGTCGAAGCCCGTCCAGATGAACAGCGAGACGATGAACGTGAACGCCGTGGTCAACAGCGCGATGGCGCGGATGTTGCGGCGTGCGTTTTCGCTGTCATCGTTGATGAACAGGATCAGCAGAACACCAACCAGCGGCAGGAAGGTGACCAGCGAGAGGATTGGCCAGGCGGTCATCAGAGCATCATCCAGGTGACGAGTGCGGCAACGCCGATCAGCATGGCGAAGGCATAGTGGTAGAGATAGCCGGTCTGCAGCTTGACGACGCGGTTGGTGACATCGACGACCCGCGCCGAAATGCCGTCCGGACCAAGGCCGTCAATGATGGTGCCGTCGCCGGTCTTCCACAGGAAATGGCCAAGACGCTTGGCGGGCCGCACGAATAGGAAGTCGTAGAGTTCGTCGAAATACCACTTGTTGAGCAGGAAGGCGTAAAGCAAGCGATGGTTGGCGGCGACGCTCGGGGGCAATTCCGGCGAGCGGATGTAAAACTTCCACGCCACCGCCAGGCCGATCAGCATGGCGATGAAGGGCGACAGTTCGACCCAGAGCGGCAATTCGTGGATCTCATGCAGGATGTGGTTGTCCGGGAGCGTGAACAGCGAGGCCTTCCAGAATTCGGCATAGCCCTCGCCGATGAAGGCGCCGTGGAAGATGATGCCGGCAAACAGCGCCCCGGCCGCCAGCACGTAAAGCGGCCCGAGCATGACTGGCGGCGATTCATGGACGTGGTGCATCACCTCATGGCTCGCCCGCGCCTGGCCGTGGAAGGTCATGAAGATCAGCCGCCAGGAGTAGAAGGAAGTGAAGCAGGCGGCGATGACTAGGAGCACGAAGGCAAGGCCCGCAACCGAATTATGGCCGGCGAAGGACGCTTCGACGATTGCGTCCTTGGAGAAGAAGCCGGCGGTACCGATGACGGTCACCGGAATGCCGACACCGGTCAGCGCCAGCGTGCCGATCACCATCATCCAGTAGGTGGTCGGGATCAGCTTTCTCAGGCCGCCCATCTTGCGCATGTCCTGTTCGTCGGAAACGGCATGGATGACCGAGCCCGAACCGAGGAACAGCAAAGCCTTGAAGAAGGCATGCGTGAACAGATGGAAGATCGCAGCCCCATAGGCGCCGACGCCCAGCGCCACGAACATGTAGCCGAGCTGCGAGCAGGTCGAATAGGCGATGACGCGCTTGATATCGTTTTGCACCAGACCGACGGTCGCCGCGAAGAAGGCAGTGAAGGCGCCGATGAAGGTCACCACCGTCAGTGCCGAATGCGACAGTTCGAACAGCGGCGAAAGCCGTGCCAGCATGAACACGCCGGCCGTCACCA
The genomic region above belongs to Mesorhizobium sp. B4-1-4 and contains:
- a CDS encoding NADH-quinone oxidoreductase subunit M, which codes for MTAWPILSLVTFLPLVGVLLILFINDDSENARRNIRAIALLTTAFTFIVSLFIWTGFDNSQAGFQFVEKAAWLDSGISYHMGVDGISMLFVILTTFLMPLCILASWDAIEKRVKAYMIAFLLLETLMIGVFCALDIVLFYVFFEAGLIPMFIIIGVWGGKRRVYASFKFFLYTLAGSVLMLLAIMAMFYQSGTTDIPTLLTHSFPANMQTWLWLAFFASFAVKMPMWPVHTWLPDAHVEAPTAGSVILAAILLKMGGYGFLRFSLPMFPLASEMFAPLVFTLSVVAIIYTSLVALMQEDMKKLIAYSSVAHMGFVTMGIFAMNQEGVQGAIFQMLSHGLVSGALFLCVGVIYDRMHTREIAAYGGLVNNMPKYATVFMVFTMANVGLPGTSGFVGEFLTMLGVFRVNTWVAFFAATGVILSAAYALWLYRRVIFGALTKDSLKGLLDLSPREKAIIYPLVVLVIFFGVYPAPVFDATAQSVKSLVTNVTASIGAAQTAAAN
- the nuoL gene encoding NADH-quinone oxidoreductase subunit L, whose product is MYQAIVFLPLLGFLIVGLLGNSLGAKASEYITSGFLVISAVLSWVAFFTVGFGHGEVFTVPVLRWIQSGGLEASWALRIDTLTVVMLVVVNTVSALVHIYSIGYMHHDPDRPRFFAYLSLFTFAMLMLVTADNLVQMFFGWEGVGLASYLLIGFWYKKPSANAAAIKAFVVNRIGDFGFALGIFGVFVLFGSVNLGTIFANAATFIPAEGAPQGPAVLTFLGHALDKQTAMTVVCLLLFMGAMGKSAQVPLHTWLPDAMEGPTPVSALIHAATMVTAGVFMLARLSPLFELSHSALTVVTFIGAFTAFFAATVGLVQNDIKRVIAYSTCSQLGYMFVALGVGAYGAAIFHLFTHAFFKALLFLGSGSVIHAVSDEQDMRKMGGLRKLIPTTYWMMVIGTLALTGVGIPVTVIGTAGFFSKDAIVEASFAGHNSVAGLAFVLLVIAACFTSFYSWRLIFMTFHGQARASHEVMHHVHESPPVMLGPLYVLAAGALFAGIIFHGAFIGEGYAEFWKASLFTLPDNHILHEIHELPLWVELSPFIAMLIGLAVAWKFYIRSPELPPSVAANHRLLYAFLLNKWYFDELYDFLFVRPAKRLGHFLWKTGDGTIIDGLGPDGISARVVDVTNRVVKLQTGYLYHYAFAMLIGVAALVTWMML